The Candidatus Zymogenus saltonus genomic interval TATCTGTTATGTGATTCAAAGGAACGCGAAAATTCAAGGTCTATTATCGAAGCGTTTTTCTTCATATCGGGGACGCTCGGTCTTTAAAAAATTTGACACCTCCCTGCAATTCCGGTTATAAAAGAATATATTGAAATATTGCCGGGATAAAGGTAGTATTATGAGAGGGATTTCACTCAATTTAGAGACCAAAAGATGGAAAAATTGATAGTCATTTTAGACGATGAGCCGGATATTGTCAAAATCGTGTCGGAGAGCCTTAAAAACTTCGGCTTCAATGTAGAGGGGTTTTACGATGCTAAAACCTTTTATCAATTTATCAAGGATAAAAAACCGAGCCTGATACTGCTCGATCTGATGCTTCCGGACGAAGACGGCTTTGAAATATGTAAGAACCTGAAAACTAAAAGCGATTACTCCGACATTCCAATAATCATTTTGAGCGCAAAGAGTGCGGAGACCGATAAGGTAGTAGGCCTGGAGCTCGGCGCGGACGATTATATCACAAAGCCTTTTTCCACCCGGGAACTGGTGGCGAGGGTAAAAACGGTCTTGAAAAGAAGTGTGGAAAACAAGGGGACAAAGATAATAAAAATCAAGGACGACTTTTTAATAGACTTGGACAAATATGAGGTTACGGTTGACGGGGAAAAGATAAAACTCACCACAACTGAATTTAAGATTCTTAAACTCTTGACTTCAAAGATCGGCGTCGTATTTTCCAGAGAAGAGATTCTCGACTACCTTTGGGGTGAAGAAAAATATGTTATTGACAGAACCGTCGATATACACATAAGGCATTTGAGACAAAAGCTCAAATCGGCTTCAGGAGTAATAAAAAGCTTCAGGGGAATAGGATATAAGGTAGAGCTATGAAAAAATCCCTGTTCCTGAAGTTCTTTGTAAGCTACTTTTTTATAGTATTCTTCTTTTCATTGTTTGTCGTTATCTTCTCCTTCCATTCCATAAGATCCCACTACACCGACAGTTACGCCAAAGATCTTGAGAGTCTTTGCAAGATACTCAGCCCCCTGATTGTTCAGTATATGAATTCGGGCCAAGAAGAAGAGCTCAACAAGCTCGTAGACAATATAAGAAGCGAAACCGACACGAGAATAACCATAGTAGATATAAACGGCAGAGTTCTAAAAGACTCCGAAGAAGATCCGAAATTAATGGAGAACCTGAGTGATCGTGAAGAGATCTTCAACGCGAAGGAGTCGGGTGTGGGCAGATCAATCCGCTTCAGCGACACGGTCGGGGAGCAGATGATATTCGTTGCCATGCCGCTCAAGGAAGATAAAAACACAATAGGCGTTTTGAGATTAGGTTTATACCTGAAGGATGTAGAAATCCTTTTGAACAGATTAGAGCTGGAAATCCTATATATAGTCCTGTCTTTCCTGTTCTTGGCCCTTGCCGGCTCGATCTTTTTTTCCAGAAACCTTGTAAAGCCCATAAAGGATCTCAACTACGCAACGAAAAAGTTAGCGGAAGGCGATTTCAGCATAAGGACTTCCGTAAACAGGAACGACGAGTTAAATACCCTTTCAGAACATTTTAACTTCATGACGGAAAGAATCAATAAATTATTCACGGAGCTTTCACAGCAAAAGGACGATTTGTTTCTCATAATATCCTCGATGCAGGAGGGGGTTTTGGTCCTGGACAGAAAAGAGAGAATCTTGTTTACTAATTCAAGCCTCACCGAAGTAATGGGAAGGGAATTCATTTTGGGTAAATTTTACTGGGAGGTCATAAGAGAGGGCGACCTGGTCGAGCTGATAAGCAGGGTCAGGCAGGAAGCGGACAACGTCTTGAAAGAGCTGTATCTCGGAGACAATGTTTTTCTTTGCAGCGCAACCTTCTTGAAGGCCAAAGGAGAGATAGTGCTGGTCTTTCACGACATAACGGAGATGAAAAAACTCGAAAATATGAAGAAGGATTTTATAGCCAACGTATCCCATGAATTGAGGACGCCGCTGACATCGATCAAGGGGTCGCTCGAGATGCTGGAAGAAAGTCCACCCGAGAAAAAGGATCAATATCTGGATATTATGAAGAGGAATACCGAAAGGCTCATCAATATTATTCAAGATATTGCAATCCTGTCGGAGCTCGAGAAAAAAGAGCTGCCCCTTGAATTGGAAGAAGTGAATGTCAAGCAGATCGTAGAGGATGTTATCAAGATCTTTGAAAGGGAAATAGCGGAAAAGGGTCTTAACCTCAATTTCATGGCCGACGACAAGCAATATATTATATCCGCTGACCCATTTAAGCTGGAGCAGATGATCATAAACTTGATATCCAATGCAATCAAATACACCGATCGTGGAGAGATACTGATCTCTTTAAGGACACAAGACACGAAGTTGATCCTAACCATAAAGGATACGGGCATCGGGATACCCAAAAAAGACCTTCCAAATATTTATGAAAGGTTTTACCGCGTGGATAAGTCCCGCTCGAGAAAATTGGGGGGAACCGGACTGGGCCTTTCAATCGTGAAAAGCATTGTAGTGCAGCACAAAGGAGATATCAAGATAGACAGCACTCCCGGCCAGGGGACTTCCTTCACGATCAAGCTCAATAAAGACTTGAATTAAAACTCGCCGCTCCCCAAACAAACAGTTTTTCAAGAATCGCTTTCTTGTCCACATATTTTCAAAAATAAAAATTAACACAAAATTTACATAACCTTTATTTGGAATAAACACGCAAATGGTATTCATTTTACCGAGGGTATCAGGTGCAAAAAAAGAGGGAGGGGGAAGGGGGAGTAAATATATGAAGGTCACCAAAAGATCATATGACATGAAAATCTAAACATAAAAGAACAATTAACGGAGTGACAAAAATCGGTGTTTTTGGGGCCTTAAATGCGACAAGACTTAAACATGGTGGATGTAAAAAACAAAAAAGGACAATTTGCAGACAGCGGTTTTGATTGGGATCTAAAAAACAGGGAAGCCGAGAAATCCGAAAACCGCAGAGAGCCGAACGCGGAAACGATATTCCAAAGCGAAGAACTTTATCGTACGTTGATTGAAACTTTAAACGACGGTCTGGGATTACAGGACGAAAACGGGATCTTCACCTATCTGAACGACAAATTGTCCGAAATGTTCGGATATTCGAGGGATGAAATGATCGGCCGACCCGTAACCGATTTCTTAGACGACCATAATCGGAAGGTATTTGAAGCTCAAATGGCAAAGAGGATGAAAGGCGACAGCTCTCATTACGAAATTGTATGGACGGGAAAGGACGGCCGTAAGATCCCTACAATCATGTCACCTCGACCGATTTTTAACGATAACGGAACCTTTAAAGGCAG includes:
- a CDS encoding response regulator transcription factor, which codes for MEKLIVILDDEPDIVKIVSESLKNFGFNVEGFYDAKTFYQFIKDKKPSLILLDLMLPDEDGFEICKNLKTKSDYSDIPIIILSAKSAETDKVVGLELGADDYITKPFSTRELVARVKTVLKRSVENKGTKIIKIKDDFLIDLDKYEVTVDGEKIKLTTTEFKILKLLTSKIGVVFSREEILDYLWGEEKYVIDRTVDIHIRHLRQKLKSASGVIKSFRGIGYKVEL
- a CDS encoding HAMP domain-containing protein, yielding MKKSLFLKFFVSYFFIVFFFSLFVVIFSFHSIRSHYTDSYAKDLESLCKILSPLIVQYMNSGQEEELNKLVDNIRSETDTRITIVDINGRVLKDSEEDPKLMENLSDREEIFNAKESGVGRSIRFSDTVGEQMIFVAMPLKEDKNTIGVLRLGLYLKDVEILLNRLELEILYIVLSFLFLALAGSIFFSRNLVKPIKDLNYATKKLAEGDFSIRTSVNRNDELNTLSEHFNFMTERINKLFTELSQQKDDLFLIISSMQEGVLVLDRKERILFTNSSLTEVMGREFILGKFYWEVIREGDLVELISRVRQEADNVLKELYLGDNVFLCSATFLKAKGEIVLVFHDITEMKKLENMKKDFIANVSHELRTPLTSIKGSLEMLEESPPEKKDQYLDIMKRNTERLINIIQDIAILSELEKKELPLELEEVNVKQIVEDVIKIFEREIAEKGLNLNFMADDKQYIISADPFKLEQMIINLISNAIKYTDRGEILISLRTQDTKLILTIKDTGIGIPKKDLPNIYERFYRVDKSRSRKLGGTGLGLSIVKSIVVQHKGDIKIDSTPGQGTSFTIKLNKDLN